The genomic DNA AACACAAGAAAGTAAGAACATGGCTAAGGGTACAATAAAGTGGTTTAATGAAGATAAAGGATTCGGTTTCATTCAACCGAATGACGGTGGAAAAGATTTGTTTGTCCACCATTCCGAAACAGATGGCTACGCCTTAAACGAAGGCGACGTTGTTGAATTCGAAATCGGCGAAGGTCAAAAAGGCCCCTGCGCAATCAGCGTTAAGAAGGGCTAACTTCTCTATTCGGGTTTTCGTCTCG from Verrucomicrobiota bacterium includes the following:
- a CDS encoding cold-shock protein; the encoded protein is MAKGTIKWFNEDKGFGFIQPNDGGKDLFVHHSETDGYALNEGDVVEFEIGEGQKGPCAISVKKG